In one window of Nomascus leucogenys isolate Asia chromosome 1a, Asia_NLE_v1, whole genome shotgun sequence DNA:
- the AP5M1 gene encoding AP-5 complex subunit mu-1 isoform X2, whose product MAQRAVWLISHEPGTPLCGTVRFSRRYPTVEKRARVFNGASYVPVPEDGPFLKALLFELRLLDDDKDFVESRDSCSRINKTSVYGLLIGGEELWPVVAFLKNDMIYACVPLVEQTLSPRPPLISVSGVSQGFEFLFGIQDFLYSGQKNDSELNTKLSQLPDLLLQACPFGTLLDANLQNSLDNTNFASVTQPQKQPAWKTGTYKGKPQVSISITEKVKSMQYDKQGVADTWQVVGTVTCKCDLEGIMPNVTISLSLPTNGSPLQDILVHPCVTSLDSAILTSSSIDAMDDSAFSGPYKFPFTPPLESFNLCYYTSQVPVPPILGFYQMKEEEVQLRITINLKLHESVKNNFEFCEAHIPFYNRGPITHLEYKTSFGQLEVFREKSLLIWIIGQKFPKSMEISLSGTVTFGAKSHEKQPFDPICIGQTAYLKKLCFKDYYKNSYFRYLSEKNVECYHTFYVLQR is encoded by the exons ATGGCGCAGCGGGCAGTGTGGCTCATAAGCCACGAACCGGGAACTCCACTTTGTGGCACCGTGAGATTCTCCAG ACGGTATCCAACTGTTGAAAAACGAGCCAGAGTCTTCAATGGAGCAAGTTATGTGCCTGTTCCCGAAGACGGTCCCTTTCTTAAAGCACTGCTCTTTGAACTTAGATTATTGGATGATGATAAAGACTTTGTTGAGAGTCGTGATAGCTGTTCACGCATCAATAAAACATCCGTTTATGGACTCCTGATAGGAGGTGAAGAACTCTGGCCAGTTGTTGCTTTTCTGAAGAATGACATGATATATGCCTGTGTTCCACTAGTTGAACAAACTCTGTCACCTCGACCACCATTAATTAGTGTTAGTGGAGTTTCACAAGGCTTTGAATTTCTTTTTGGGATACAGGATTTTCTTTATTCAGGTCAAAAAAATGACTCTGAGCTAAATACAAAATTGAGCCAGTTGCCTGACTTGCTTCTGCAGGCTTGTCCATTTGGTACTTTATTAGATGCTAACTTACAGAATTCATTAGATAATACCAACTTTGCATCTGTGACTCAGCCACAAAAACAGCCAGCTTGGAAAACTGGAACGTACAAAGGAAAACCACAAGTTTCTATTTCTATCACTGAAAAGGTAAAATCCATGCAATATGATAAACAGGGTGTAGCGGATACATGGCAAGTTGTTGGAACAGTGACTTGCAAG TGTGATTTGGAAGGAATCATGCCAAATGTTACCATCAGCTTGAGTCTCCCCACCAATGGATCTCCACTTCAGGATATTCTAGTTCATCCTTGTGTAACTTCTCTTGACTCTGCAATTCTGACTTCTAGTAGTATTGATGCAATGGATGACTCTGCATTTAGTGGGCCTTACAAATTTCCATTCACTCCACCTTTAGAGTCATTCAACTTATGCTACTACACTTCCCAG gTCCCTGTCCCACCAATTTTGGGTTTTTATCAAATGAAGGAGGAAGAAGTACAACTAAGAATAACCATTAATTTAAAACTTCATGAaagtgtgaaaaataattttgaattctgTGAAGCCCATATACCTTTTTACAATAG AGGTCCAATTACACATTTGGAATACAAAACTAGTTTTGGCCAGCTTGAAGTATTTCGAGAGAAAAGCTTATTGATCTGGATTATTG GCCAGAAGTTCCCCAAATCAATGGAAATTAGTCTTTCTGGAACTGTAACTTTTGGAGCCAAGAGCCATGAGAAGCAGCCATTTGACCCAATTTGTATTGGACAAACAGCATATTTAAAG AAGCTTTGTTTCAAGGATTATTATAAAAATTCCTACTTCAGAtacctttcagaaaaaaatgtggaatGTTACCACACATTCTATGTCCTTCAAAGGTAG
- the AP5M1 gene encoding AP-5 complex subunit mu-1 isoform X1: MAQRAVWLISHEPGTPLCGTVRFSRRYPTVEKRARVFNGASYVPVPEDGPFLKALLFELRLLDDDKDFVESRDSCSRINKTSVYGLLIGGEELWPVVAFLKNDMIYACVPLVEQTLSPRPPLISVSGVSQGFEFLFGIQDFLYSGQKNDSELNTKLSQLPDLLLQACPFGTLLDANLQNSLDNTNFASVTQPQKQPAWKTGTYKGKPQVSISITEKVKSMQYDKQGVADTWQVVGTVTCKCDLEGIMPNVTISLSLPTNGSPLQDILVHPCVTSLDSAILTSSSIDAMDDSAFSGPYKFPFTPPLESFNLCYYTSQVPVPPILGFYQMKEEEVQLRITINLKLHESVKNNFEFCEAHIPFYNRGPITHLEYKTSFGQLEVFREKSLLIWIIGQKFPKSMEISLSGTVTFGAKSHEKQPFDPICIGQTAYLKLHFRILDYTLTGCYADQHSVQVFASGKPKISAHRKLISSDYYIWNSKAPAPVTYGSLLL, translated from the exons ATGGCGCAGCGGGCAGTGTGGCTCATAAGCCACGAACCGGGAACTCCACTTTGTGGCACCGTGAGATTCTCCAG ACGGTATCCAACTGTTGAAAAACGAGCCAGAGTCTTCAATGGAGCAAGTTATGTGCCTGTTCCCGAAGACGGTCCCTTTCTTAAAGCACTGCTCTTTGAACTTAGATTATTGGATGATGATAAAGACTTTGTTGAGAGTCGTGATAGCTGTTCACGCATCAATAAAACATCCGTTTATGGACTCCTGATAGGAGGTGAAGAACTCTGGCCAGTTGTTGCTTTTCTGAAGAATGACATGATATATGCCTGTGTTCCACTAGTTGAACAAACTCTGTCACCTCGACCACCATTAATTAGTGTTAGTGGAGTTTCACAAGGCTTTGAATTTCTTTTTGGGATACAGGATTTTCTTTATTCAGGTCAAAAAAATGACTCTGAGCTAAATACAAAATTGAGCCAGTTGCCTGACTTGCTTCTGCAGGCTTGTCCATTTGGTACTTTATTAGATGCTAACTTACAGAATTCATTAGATAATACCAACTTTGCATCTGTGACTCAGCCACAAAAACAGCCAGCTTGGAAAACTGGAACGTACAAAGGAAAACCACAAGTTTCTATTTCTATCACTGAAAAGGTAAAATCCATGCAATATGATAAACAGGGTGTAGCGGATACATGGCAAGTTGTTGGAACAGTGACTTGCAAG TGTGATTTGGAAGGAATCATGCCAAATGTTACCATCAGCTTGAGTCTCCCCACCAATGGATCTCCACTTCAGGATATTCTAGTTCATCCTTGTGTAACTTCTCTTGACTCTGCAATTCTGACTTCTAGTAGTATTGATGCAATGGATGACTCTGCATTTAGTGGGCCTTACAAATTTCCATTCACTCCACCTTTAGAGTCATTCAACTTATGCTACTACACTTCCCAG gTCCCTGTCCCACCAATTTTGGGTTTTTATCAAATGAAGGAGGAAGAAGTACAACTAAGAATAACCATTAATTTAAAACTTCATGAaagtgtgaaaaataattttgaattctgTGAAGCCCATATACCTTTTTACAATAG AGGTCCAATTACACATTTGGAATACAAAACTAGTTTTGGCCAGCTTGAAGTATTTCGAGAGAAAAGCTTATTGATCTGGATTATTG GCCAGAAGTTCCCCAAATCAATGGAAATTAGTCTTTCTGGAACTGTAACTTTTGGAGCCAAGAGCCATGAGAAGCAGCCATTTGACCCAATTTGTATTGGACAAACAGCATATTTAAAG CTTCATTTTAGGATCTTAGATTACACACTTACTGGATGTTATGCAGATCAGCATTCAGTTCAAGTTTTTGCATCaggaaaaccaaaaataagtGCAC accGGAAACTAATTTCTTCTGATTATTACATCTGGAATTCTAAAGCCCCTGCTCCAGTAACATATGGATCATTATTATTGTAA